A section of the Deltaproteobacteria bacterium genome encodes:
- a CDS encoding glutathione S-transferase family protein: MPALSLLIGNRNYSSWSLRPWLLLAQTGLEFEEVRVAFGSSDFAERVRAYSPAGKVPALRHGALTVWDSLAICEYLAETFPEIRAWPRAAGERALARSISAEMHSGFTALRAQMPMNVRASGRRVPSTPELERDLARVREIWSDCRARSASHGPFLFGDFSIADAMYAPVAFRFATYGVALGPAEAAYVESLRRLPAMADWAAASEAELEVEESSEKGR, from the coding sequence ATGCCCGCGCTGTCGCTCCTGATCGGAAACAGGAATTACTCCTCGTGGTCGCTTCGGCCCTGGCTGCTGCTCGCGCAGACCGGGCTCGAGTTCGAAGAGGTTCGCGTCGCGTTCGGGTCGAGCGACTTCGCAGAGCGCGTGCGCGCGTACTCGCCCGCTGGAAAGGTGCCGGCGCTCCGCCACGGCGCGCTCACGGTCTGGGACTCGCTCGCGATCTGCGAGTACCTGGCCGAGACGTTTCCCGAGATCCGCGCCTGGCCACGCGCGGCCGGGGAGCGGGCGCTCGCGCGCTCGATCTCGGCGGAGATGCACTCGGGCTTCACTGCGCTTCGCGCGCAGATGCCGATGAACGTGCGCGCGTCCGGGCGGCGCGTGCCGTCAACGCCCGAGCTCGAGCGCGACCTAGCGCGTGTGCGCGAGATCTGGAGCGACTGCCGCGCGCGATCCGCCTCGCACGGGCCGTTCCTGTTCGGGGACTTCTCGATCGCCGACGCGATGTACGCGCCGGTCGCCTTCCGCTTCGCGACCTACGGCGTCGCGCTCGGCCCGGCCGAGGCCGCGTACGTCGAATCGCTGCGCCGCCTGCCGGCGATGGCTGATTGGGCGGCCGCTTCCGAGGCCGAGCTCGAGGTCGAAGAGAGCTCCGAGAAGGGAAGGTGA